The Sesamum indicum cultivar Zhongzhi No. 13 linkage group LG6, S_indicum_v1.0, whole genome shotgun sequence genomic interval AAACCATCAGAAGAGCACGTAATGTAGGACCATTTACAGGGGTCGGAGTCTTGTGGGTTCCAAGTAGAAAAAGCCGGAggtggagaagaagaagaaaaagaagagcgGAGCCAAGAAAACAACACAAGAACTTCACTGTCGGCAGCAAGAAGCGGAGTTCTGGAAAGGATAGTGAGCAAGAATAGGAGGAAATAGTAGCGGTGGTGGAGGTGGGAGAAATCCGGGGCGGCGTTCAAGAACTGCCTCGGCATCGGCATTTGCAAATTTTTGGCCTCAAATCCTAGATCACTCGTCATCTGGGATTTTGCATTGAGTCTCTCCAACACTCATAAActctattttctctctctctctctctctattccCACTTCTCTTCTCCTCAATCTCACTAATATCTAGCTTTGCAAGCAAGCAAGAAAAACAGACAAAAacttggaaaataaaataaagaatacgTATAGACGCAGAGGAAGAGTGAGAGTTCCAGCAGCACCATTTTCGTCCTCGGGATTCTGTGCTCCGTGGTTTTTGCATTGTGtgtagtataattaatttgaatgggAATGGGAATTGAaagaggtggtggtggtgcatgTCATGTGTAACTGCGTTGTTTTCCTCAAATTCACTCAGTATGGTGAATGGTTTTGTTTTGGTATTTGGGCCAACAACTCTTCCCCACTTCTCTTGTTCTTGGGAAATTTTAATTCCAACTTGGTCCgctagaatttaaattaatttaaaggtgtcattaattatataataaatattatatatttactttgtaattGGTTTgattcgaaaaaaaaaaaaaattccattttatactactcctaattttttatttttttggcctaattcgttttttttctttatatatgtatgtttaaCCTTTTAATCACTTTTCTTAGGATTAGCGGTGGCAGACGAGTCGAGTCGGCTCGAGCTCACGCTCAATTATCTCTGTTCATTGCTTGTGagctttttatatttatatatatatatatatattatttttaaaatatttatatatttaattttatattcaatactttattaattctatactcaaaattaaccatatattatgtttattaatcaatatcatatatttaattttagataataataaattatggtacttttatttatatatttaatctttatacaaaaataaaatttaatcaataatttagtaaattataatatttttataattaaaattattatctaatatGGCAATATAAActtaatgttatattttaatatatatttgtattacgttatacattttttaaattgacaagttcACTTATGGTTTTGTTATCTATttctgagttttatatttatatcaaaatatatactatgcattatgcaatctattttattatatataaatttatgtcgaaatttagtaatttctatgaattaatctaaaaataatgataatagtaataataataataataataatgatggttgaataattttaattattttattttatatatataatgagataaaaaaagtttaataaataattataatatcttaaaattcgagcacctgattcatactaaatttaaatatacacaagactgtgtccattagatcatatcaaaatgtatgatttaaaatcacattgCCTGATTCAACaatacaccgtcttgaatgattactcttatgttctGAGTACGATATTTTGAAATccatatatccaataagtgtaaaactttatcaaatgtatttttctgtaaatttgatcatatttaaCGATTTGATATGAATTCTAATGCCCCGATTAActcatgttgttcaacaatgtaagttGATAGTTACATtaatgttatactaacatttataaatatataaactttgcagattgtgaacatatattaattcaactaatatttttatgtatttcaattgcattattctATATAATGGATACTCTTCTACAATTCTAAATTGttcaatatgattttttttttttttgtatattttactaattatattaactatTAAACTAATTAGTAGTTTATAACTTAtagcaataaattaaaacttcatactatattttggaatatttataattaatcatatcacaagaattattaaatttataatttttcataatttgtgCACAATAAATGCATTAACCAAACCtgaactataatattttttgaaattattaacataattaattgagtAAATGATGAGAGCATGCAAGTTggcatttttctctttctttccccaaaaaaaatagaaaaaaattgtatgtcGTACCTGTGACTTGTGAATTagtcttttataattaattaattaattaatattttcctattaaacaaaaaaaaagagggggtGGGTGGAATAGTAATTCCAGAATTTGAGGGAGAGAGTCCCCATTTCCACGTACtcatttattacaaataatatggGAAGAAAGTGTATAAATAATGACTAAAAAGCCCTCAAACAAGGGTTAAAACACCAATAAACAAATGGCCGTAGGCCCATACTTCAAGGAGGTTACCTTGGGAACTTCCACCTATGGAATCTAtccaccttttcttttctttttctaccctttcctttcttttttttttttttaataaaataaaagaacccTAAAATTAAGGGCACCttactctttcttttttatatatatatattttgaattaatttattaagaaataaatcgtgattttattttattaaaataaataagaatgagATATTGGTGGGGAACATTAAACAACTAGTGTAGGAGAATAATGCAATTGGGTTGGGCCGCTCATAAGCCCATTTTACTCCTCAAGGCCCAAACTTGAAAACTTTGTTGTTCTATATTGGGCTATATGTTAAAGGCTTTGCACAAACACAGGGCAATTTGCACTCTGCACCCTAAGAACAGGTTTGACAAACAATGCACCCTTTTAGTGAAAATGGAGAGAGTTGTTGTGGCACGTTGTTTCTATGTACATCtccaaattaaagaatatatttaaaagaagagaaagttacaaaaaatatactatcgaataaacatatatacatcCATTCAAATTAAGACGCTCAAGAATCCAATGTTGATATTTCGCCCGCAGCTAttcttcttatttataatctctaagattttattttatttaaaaaaatataattttaaaaacagtAGAAACGGTGGGGCGAGTGTGGCATGTCACGTGATAATCTGAAAATCAATAAAGcgataaatatgataatagCCTCCTCTGCTCGCCTGCTTCTTCCTTTTAACACTAAATCaccattttaaattaatacagaTTTTAAAGGggggaaaaatggaaaaagaaaatagaaagtgGTACTACAAATCGGTCTTCCATAAGTCcttttaaaactaaataaaattggtCACTTTTTTGTCATGAAATATATCAccgaatatttaattttagccgtctaacaattattctaattcatttattttcgttatttttttgcatttatttttttaaataaactgaCTAAGATGTTCTTAGAGTATAtggattaataattttatttatttttaaatttttcttaaaaatgttAATGACTATAAGTGGATAAATTTGTTTGCatatttttccaacttttccaCCTACCTTGTTtgatctttttctattttctatttaaagtaaaaaaaaattataaagacaAAATTGACGATTTTAAATCTCCATTcaaagattaaataattttatcaaaaataaaaaatatattaataattttttaaacaacctAACAATATtcatgattatattaatattaagcAACTCATTGTAGTTTACATTACATTTTAATGAGATTGTAGTGATGAATAATGGTcatgaattaaattagatatggataattacactattcTCCTTTGAGGTTTGGTGCAATTGCACGTACACTTCCTGTGGTTTAGGAAATTATACATAGCActcttgaagtttgcttctgtctaacaaataagtccaatcattagttaaaattcactgaattttctgatattaaccaaaaaattagaaaaaagaatatatatttaaactccGAATGACTTTTTACcgatttattgcaagtcaaataaatatttttataatcaaattaccctcatacgtcttcacgcattaataCATGAGATGAGGTATATCTTTgttgttataagggtagttaagttaaaaagaaattatttaacttgcaataagttaatatcaatttttattcaattttttattaatatcaacaaatttggtgaattttaactaatcgaggaatttatttgttataaaaaaaacaaaattcaaaaatattagatataatttctcagactacaaaaaatatatgtataattacaataaatttcgTGAAGaagggtgtaattatcccaattaGATAATTTAGGACAGTAAAAACTGTTACAATGGTGTCTactcatgaaaaaaaatgttatgttggaggttattttttttgttttgtaaataGAAAAAGTTATTGAGGTACTGTTGTTCGCATGCAAAATGGGGCCtatcttgaatgattatatgCACTGCAGATCACCAAGCCTAATATACACCCATCACCTTTACCCTTGGATCCAGAATCACCATGATCAAAATAATGAAGAGAAGACAAGTGTAGGGCCATGAACAGGTGAAATCAAATCGATGGGTTGTAAGgaggttttcttttcttaaagaaagcAGAGGCAGAGAGCCTCAGCCTCAGCCTGGGATTTGAAAAACAACCCTCTCTGCAAATTCCTAAGGCAAGCGTGCACACAACAAGTGTGTGGAGTCACACACATATGGACATCACACCTCTGACTTTGTGTCCCTTGAAATTCTCtacgcatatatatataacacatgATTATgctcaaaatattatcaacccaaaatcatttaatttagattttcatGTTCCCCAGTTCTTCACATGTTCCTGTTCATGggatattaacaaaaacaagaagaattCTTGCAAGAACTTACGTGggcttttgttctttttcttagtGTTTGGTTTGGATTGATATATTTAGTgttgaaaagattttgagttcataataataaattcagttacttatttgaataatttgatgtTATAGATGATTAAAATGTTTCgatgtttttaataatattgtaatagATTTTAAATGAAATCCGTAAATCCAAACAACGGAAGAGAAATTTCACATTGTTGTgtgtgttgttttatttttttagttttgagTTGTGTAAGATACATTTTGAGGAGGGAAAATGGTGGAAACACCCTTAGCAAATGTGATTGAAAAGattgtgtttttttatcaTCTTTCGCCAAGAAAGTAGGAATCTTTGTTAAAGAAGTGAATTTTCCTAATtgttgaaaatgcaaaaatgaagaaaattgcaaaatggTGGAGgtgggaaaaaagaaagagctAATGTTTACAAACAAACATCATGAAGGGTGCATCATTAAAGAAGAACATTGTTAATAACAGCATCAAACTTTTCCGAAACTTGGATTATTAAACTAATAGCAGCAAGAGCAATCAAATCGAAATAGTACAGTTTGATGGGCTAAGTATTCAACTCACAGTCAACACACTGTCAGCTTTCCCCAAAGAAAAACCTCAAACAAAGAACCCTCTCACactgtttctttttccttttggtGACCACTTTTTCTTCCCAGCCTCATTCATGGCGGCTATCAagcttctctctctctgcatttgcattcttctcactctcactcactCTGCTTCAGATGTTGAGTTGCTTTTGATGAAGATTAAGCCTTCACTGCAAGGAACCGCCGAGAACTTGCCGTTGTTGTCCTGGAATGCATCAGTCCCACTCTGTCAATGGAGAGGCCTAAAATGGGCTTTCAGCAACGGCTCTTCTTTGCTCTGTTCTGACCTTTCTTCACCGCAATGGACTAATTTGTCTTTGTATAAAGACCCCTTTTTGCAGCTAATCTCTCTTCAGCTCCCATCGGCAAATCTCTCTGGAACTTTTCCAAAAGAGATTGGAGAGCTCACAAACCTCCAAAGTCTCTATCTTGGTGTGAATTCATTATCTGGGCCGATACCTTTAGAGCTCGGGTACAGTTCTTCTCTATCAGACATTGATTTTAGCCACAATTTGCTTAAAGGGTCACTGCCAACTTCCATCTGGAACCTGTGTGACCGCCTCGTTTCTCTTCGGCTCCACGGTAACTCACTCTCCGGTTCTCTGCCTGAGCCTGCATTGCCTGATGCTACTTGCAAGAATCTGCAGGTTCTTGATTTGGGACAGAATGGATTTACTGGGAATTTCCCTGAGTTCATTGTTGGATTTCATGGGCTTAAACAGCTTGATCTTGGGGATAATGTGTTTTCCGGGCCAATCCCTGTGAGTATAACTGGTCTAAAGCTGGAAAAGTTGAATCTTTCTCACAATAACTTTACTGGGGTTTTGCCAAATTTTGGGGAATCAAAGTTTGGAGTGGATGTTTTTGAAGGAAATAGTCCTGGTCTTTGTGGGCCACCTTTGAGGACTTGTGGTGGAGGCTCTGGATTGAGTTCTGGAGCAATAGCTGGACTTGTTATTGGTTTGATGACTGGAGCTGTGGTGTTAGTCTCATTGTTGATAGGGTATTTCCaggggaaaagaaagaagaatttggatgaagaagaggaggaaTTTGAGGAGGTAGAAGATGAGGAAACCAGTAATAGTGGTGGTGGAGATGGGAAATTGGTTTTGTTTCAAGGGGGAGAGCATTTAACTTTAGAGGATGTCCTGAATGCCACAGGGCAAGTCATGGAGAAAACTAGTTACGGGACGGTGTACAAGGCGAAGTTGGCTGATGGAGGAACAATTGCTTTGAGGTTGTTGAGAGAGGGGAGTTGCAAAGATAGGAGTTCATGTTTGCCGGTGATTAAGCAGTTGGGCCGGATTCGACATGAGAATTTGATCCCGTTGAGAGCTTTCTATCAGGGGAAAAGAGGGGAGAAGCTTCTCATTTATGACTATCTGTCCAATAAGACCCTTTATGATCTCTTACATGGTAATGTTTACAATTCCATGCTTTAATTCGTATTGTTTGCCTATGGAAAAACATATAAGAATGCATACATATGGGTTGTTATTGTATTCTTCTcctgtacatatatatgagaCTGAGCAGcatttatttgatgtttttggatgaaaatgcTTTAAGTATGAGGTATTGTTGATTATGAACTGCGCTTAAAAAGGATTCTTGTCTGGAGTTTTGGATGCTGTGTTTCTTGTTGAGTTATGCTTGATTGGATGATGGATTGGAATTTAATCCTAACTATCACTGTTGTCTGCCCTGCTTGTGTTCAGAATCGAGAGTGGGGAAACCGGTGCTAAATTGGGCTAGGAGACACAAAATCGCTTTGGGGATTGCCAGAGGGCTAGCTCATCTTCATGGTCTTGAAACACCAATAACCCACGGGAACGTGAGATCAAAAACCATTCTTGTAGACGACTTCTTCGTGGCGAGGCTCAATGAGTTTGGACTCGACAAGATAATGGTTCCATCTGTGGCAGATGAAATAGTAGCACTAGCTAAAACAGATGGGTACAAAGCACCCGAGCTtcagaagatgaagaaatgcAATTCCAGGACTGATGTTTATGCATTCGGCATAGTACTACTCGAGATTCTATTGGGGAAAAGGCCAGGTAAAACTGGAAGAAATGGGGAGTTTGTCGACTTGCCTTCGTTAGTCAAGGTGGCAGTTTTGGAGGAGACCACTATGGAAGTTTTCGACGTGGAGCTCTTGAAAGGTATAAGGAATCCAATGGAAGAAGGGTTAGTTCAGGCCTTAAAGCTAGCAATGGGGTGCTGTGCTCCGGTGGCCTCTGTTAGGCCGACAATGGATGAGGTTGTGAGGCAGTTAGAAGAGAATAGACCGAGGAATAGGTCTGCGTTATACAGCCCGGTGGAAACTAGGAGTGGAAGTGTTACTCCATTTTaagctttctttttttttttcctcatttaaTTGTGAATGTTCATGAGATCTTCTGTTTAACGTTAGTGGGGAGGGTATATTGTTAAGAGTTTCTTGTGTTGGTTTTAGTCCCTAATTTATTCTCAAAGGAAATGCAGTTTATAGTCTATAGATGTTATAATGCAGGCTGCATGTCTGCATCATAACAGGGGAAAACACTTGTTTCCTCCCAAGTGCAGTTCTGAGAAGTTCTCCATTTAGACTGCGAAGAGTAATATCGCCAACTTCTTGGATGATCCGGAATCCGGATGCAACACCCTCATTTTTTGTGGAACAACCGCATGGTTAAAACATGCTAAGGCGGGTTGATGGAATATTTCTGGAAGTTTATGGTATAAGTTGgatattagataatttttcgaCAGAATTTAATGGTTTCGATTTTTAGAAAGTTTAGGCCAAATCAAATTCGACaatcatcaaaatcaaatttttcagCCTAGTTGTGTAGGGGCAGTTTTTGTggttttgattataaaataaattgcctgtacaatcatattatattgTGACAACTTATGTTATTGTTACATTATTTTGTCttaataaatgcattttctagtagtgataattagaaaaaaaaaaatgtaagaatACACTGTAGTGATATAAGATACCAATTACaatgtgtaaaaaataaatatttatgcatggttatatatttattatagaagaatacaactaaatataaaaaagttaccAATGGTTTTATCAATAAGATTgtgaaaaaagattttattttgaattaaattatataaaatcaaactgataataataatatataaatattaaacaaacacgattttaaataaaataagaagattatgaaaatagattgtaagaaaatgatgatatCGTTTATTTCAAGTTCTTACATTCACCAatggtataaaaaaatatagaaaattaccTATAACCAATGATTAGTTATTACTTGATCTCATTTAcatgattatatatagatatatattagaatattaattaaaaatatcgcaatttttattcatctaGAATATTCATTTATGTATTATCAAAACTTCATATAAGGAATActagtatattattattgttgttgttttttctacttgttctttttcttcttcttttttttattattaatattattatttttatcatcgTTGCGCGCGAACGCGTTTGCAGCCTacctaaatataaaatcaaacttaattataaatacatttttttttactagcCCCAAACCAATTCAACCCAAAACTTGCTAATTGCATAGTGGTTTGAATTGAACCGATCCGTTAGAGCGGCACGACAATTTTGTTGATCATCCCTAAATAtctcaaaaactaaaaagggCAAAGATTTTTAGGGTCGACATAGATGATATCTGATGATTAATAATCATAGTGCCTTTGTTCTTATGGGCACAGAATCGTCCAAGGAAATAATCTCAATCagttcaaaataattacagacAGTAAAAGGAGAAATGTGGGAAACGAGGCCAAGGTATCCAATGCTGCtaacaaaatgcatttattttcaCAGTTTCTCCATATTCACATGTAAAATGATTGGCAAGAGAAGTTTGCTGAATCTGCGATGTCTATTCACATGTATGCCTAACATATCACATGAGTTATGAACACTAACATTTGGGTGTGTCCGAGATCATCATTTGCACATGGGTTTCGTGCTAAACCATCTTGgtagaaattcaagaaaatttaaagtatataACATTATTAGAATGGAAAACGGGATTGTATTGACAGACTCGATTTACAAACTAGGAATCATAGATAATATGAAGCATAATTACACTAGAGATTGACGATTACAGAAATTCATGGATCTAAACCTTTTCGCTCTGTCTTCTGATTAACAATTTCAGCAGAAACTTGAACTAAAATTGAGACAGAAGGGAGGAACTTCTGTCCCTGTGGGAATAGTAACAACATTAGAAGGACTGGAGGCCAAGAGATTTGACACATAAAAGTGGATTTATTTCGAGGAAAAAATGGTGGGATACTGATTGAGGGAAGTTTATGGAAGAATTCGAACAACGCTTCAGCGCCTGCTCCAAAAAcctcaaatatttaaagttgaagCAGGGCGAGGTTGATCATCAATGGAGTAAAAGACAAGTGGAATTTTGAAACGGTTGGTGCAGAAAATGTACACTTGTCAGATATCATCACAGGGGAAGAAcacaaagaaatcaaaagatgATTGATAGTCATATCTTTAAGTGCTAGAAGAATTTTATGGGATATGCAAAAATTTGATTAGGAAAGGTCATCAGCACTGCACACCTCTGCGACAGCGAAGTGCACCAGCCCCAGAGGTGAGGGTTGCTACCAAGGAAGAAGATTTGGCGGCCAAACTTGAGGCCCTGGCGTAGCTGGCTCCCGCTCCACGCCCTGATGGGGTGAAATACGCTCCGTTTAGCATGAGATCACCCTCTGATCTCCAGTTCCAGTGCCTCCATATGTTATCGCCTGGATTCACTACTCTTTTCGTTACCTGTCAGGTCAAAGTAAGTGAGAACGCACAATGAGGTTGcagtattttgaatttaaagatTGTGTCGAGTTTGTCTGAGAACAAACCTCTTTAGCAAAAGGGTTGGTTGGAGCTAGATATCTGTTGCCTTGGCTGTTAATGGTGGGATTAGCACTACCACCTATGGCATACATTTCCCAGGATGTGTAGTCATTGTTCACCACATGGAAGTACCCGTGCCTGCAcctgaatatatatttgaaaatatgtatCAGATTGTTGAGCAAAAACAACTCTATGTACCgctaaaaataaatctttcttatattactttttcaaaacattaCAATCAGGTTCATAGGCATTCTCGTCCGCAAAAATATCAATGAAAATCAAACTTTTTCCAATATACAGTACgggtaaatattataaatttagatgaAACCTTATTGAAATGAAGTACATATAAGATagacaaatttcaaaagaggtaatcttaattttttatcaaataagagaattatatatagttagcCAATTATCAAACTGCATAGATATGATCTACCAAGAGATTAGAACGCCACCatataataaaagaagttCTACAAATAACCTCTTCAATATTTTCTGAAGACAAACTTTCCGAAAGCATCCAAAccaaaacatttaaaaaattgatccaaTTTACCTTGGCATTCTCTGGATCAGGCCCTCTCCAAAATGATTGTAGGCAATGGTCACCTGCATAACCCTGTCTCTGATGTAAGAGTCACTGTGCCCCAATAACATAACCTGTTTACCAGTAAAATACACAGAAAAATCAGCAATTTCACCAAACTTAACGGCAATTCTGCTAAGGGAAAGcgaaaattagaaagaaaagacAACCTCATTGTGATGAGTAAAGTAGTTATTCGAAATGGTAATCGCAGTCGATCCCATGATAGCATCAATCAGCCCATCAGAGCAGCTGGACAAGGAATTATGATCAATCCAGATATGACTCGAACCAAAAATCGAGATACCGTCGCCGTCGGCCATGGTCCTCCACCCATAATGAGAAGGCGAACTCCGCACCATGGCGTTCCCCGTGCGCTTACAGTCATGAATATGTAGCCCATGGATGATGATATTCGTCACGAATTGAATAGTAATACAAGCTCCATTGGCGATGTGAACATTTGCGCCGCGCCCATCGATGGTCTTGAAGCTGTTCATGATCAACTCCTGCTTCAGCGTGATCACCATGTCGCGCTTGAAGACAATCCAGAGTGGGCGATCTTGGATCACGGCGTGGCGCAGAGTGCCAGGGCGGGGGTTGACGGGGTCGTCGTCACCGGGGTCGCTGACTACATAGTACCGGCCGTCTCTGCCGGCGACGGCGGTTGCGCATCCAGTTGCGGTCGCAGCGCCAGCAGTCGTCCATGGGGTTTCCGGTTCCGCATGAGAAGAATCCCAGCCTCCTTCTTTCCGTGTTGTTCCGGATAGCCCtggaatttttttgtaaatatatattgtaacaACATTACAATTAATTCCTATACAAACATGAAGGTATCAATTAAGTGCAAATCTTAGTGAAAAATTGTTGCAGTAATCGTCTTTTCAACTACCATTTACATGTTGAAGCTATTATTAAAGCAGCAATAACTAATTNNNNNNNNNNcaattgaaaattataccAATTATTACAAGATAGATGAATGTGGATCATTTCATGAATCTCGGATGAAATTATAGAAAAGAATAGCCAAATATTAGAGAATAAAAATAGTTGActagtatttttattcattgatATTGAGCCTGCAAATATTAGATaatgcacaaaaaaaaaagcagagAAGTCCagtctttatttcaaattagtgATATATTTTGCGTCACATAGATATGttgtgtatataatattcatattattttatacatttaaaaacatcttataatgCAACATTCAATGAGAATAGAGGACTCAGAACTACCAGGGTGGTAGGTACTTGAAGAAAGTCCTGCGTTGAGGGGGTAATTAATACGATAGAGTAATACGGACCATACGGAAGGAAACGGCATGATCTTGTAGGTAAAATGTACAGTTGAAATTAAATGCTTGAGGTGGGAGTGagacaattaaaattttcaaagacCGTCGGTGGAGGCAAGTCCACAATAACAGACATATACAGTGATCATTTAATTAGGAAATGGTGTACTGGCAGTGTCAGTTGTCCAGCTCCTAGATCTGCCTGAATGTGGTTAGATCTGGTTTTCTCTTGACCTGCTCGGCCTGTACCTATTTTGTACCCTCGCATTTGGGTAATTCCCAATTATTAATCAAGAAatctaaatcaattaaatatttaaaaaaaggacttatgaaaaattttcactGCAACAAAGtgtttagattaattttttagaacaTCCTATAAGTATTTGGTAAAGTTCTGATCCAaggagcttataaaattttaaaattaggcgttaaaaatttatatactcaTTCTAAGAAACGCTGAATACAATCTAACACTTTGTATGTTCTGAAAgtattctaataaaatatataaacttataagattcttaaataaatttaaccaaacGCTAGAAACTGACTAATTGGTTCCGGTCTAAGATCTTTTATCCTCCTGGCCATGGTGTGAGTCTCATTTGTACTCATGATGGTGCAAACTTTCACAGGTAACTCCAGATAAGCCATGCACGAAGACAAACAGTGAAATGAACCCAATACGTATATACAATGATCTACAGatgcaaaataaaga includes:
- the LOC105165708 gene encoding putative kinase-like protein TMKL1, whose translation is MAAIKLLSLCICILLTLTHSASDVELLLMKIKPSLQGTAENLPLLSWNASVPLCQWRGLKWAFSNGSSLLCSDLSSPQWTNLSLYKDPFLQLISLQLPSANLSGTFPKEIGELTNLQSLYLGVNSLSGPIPLELGYSSSLSDIDFSHNLLKGSLPTSIWNLCDRLVSLRLHGNSLSGSLPEPALPDATCKNLQVLDLGQNGFTGNFPEFIVGFHGLKQLDLGDNVFSGPIPVSITGLKLEKLNLSHNNFTGVLPNFGESKFGVDVFEGNSPGLCGPPLRTCGGGSGLSSGAIAGLVIGLMTGAVVLVSLLIGYFQGKRKKNLDEEEEEFEEVEDEETSNSGGGDGKLVLFQGGEHLTLEDVLNATGQVMEKTSYGTVYKAKLADGGTIALRLLREGSCKDRSSCLPVIKQLGRIRHENLIPLRAFYQGKRGEKLLIYDYLSNKTLYDLLHESRVGKPVLNWARRHKIALGIARGLAHLHGLETPITHGNVRSKTILVDDFFVARLNEFGLDKIMVPSVADEIVALAKTDGYKAPELQKMKKCNSRTDVYAFGIVLLEILLGKRPGKTGRNGEFVDLPSLVKVAVLEETTMEVFDVELLKGIRNPMEEGLVQALKLAMGCCAPVASVRPTMDEVVRQLEENRPRNRSALYSPVETRSGSVTPF